One Nicotiana sylvestris chromosome 12, ASM39365v2, whole genome shotgun sequence genomic window carries:
- the LOC104243027 gene encoding F-box protein At1g67340, whose product MRTRRGVCYPKVNMCIENRLVVKRRRDISGIGEHMGRRKRSKLSPEFTAHKPDLFDCLPDDLLISILCKLSSSAASPADFVNVLITCKRLNGLGYNSLVLSKASPKMLAVKAQNWSESAHRFLKQCADAGNVEACYTLGMIRFYCLQNRGSGASLMAKAAISSHAPSLYSLAVIQFNGSGGSKNDKDLRAGVALCARAAFLGHIDALRELGHCLQDGYGVKQNIAEGRRFLVQANARELAAVLSTTPSALTSGGWLTWNPLPHHRHPVAGTGCPLLSDFGCNVPAPESHPANLFLTEWFSSEGGVPGSGLRLCSHVGCGRPETRRHEFRRCSVCGTVNYCSRACQALDWKMRHKAECTPVERWIDEDGENDGNVNGENGFGNGDDDDQIMMES is encoded by the exons ATGAGAACAAGGAGAGGGGTCTGTTATCCGAAAGTAAATATGTGTATTGAAAACAGACTAGTTGTGAAGAGAAGGAGAGATATTTCCGGCATCGGAGAACATATGGGTCGTCGGAAAAGATCTAAACTTTCACCGGAGTTCACTGCTCATAAACCTGACCTCTTTGATTGTTTGCCTGATGATCTCCTTATCTCTATTCTCTGCAAACTCAGTTCCTCTGCTGCTTCTCCCGCTGATTTCGTCAACGTTTTGATTAC TTGCAAAAGACTAAATGGGTTAGGCTATAATTCGCTTGTATTATCAAAAGCCTCTCCGAAAATGTTAGCCGTGAAAGCTCAGAACTGGTCGGAATCTGCTCACCGGTTTCTTAAACAATGCGCCGACGCCGGAAATGTTGAAGCTTGTTACACCCTTGGCATG ATTCGATTCTACTGCTTACAAAATCGAGGAAGCGGAGCGTCGTTGATGGCGAAGGCGGCGATTAGCTCTCACGCGCCATCGCTTTACTCTCTTGCCGTTATCCAGTTCAACGGCAGCGGCGGTTCAAAGAACGACAAGGACCTACGCGCTGGAGTTGCACTGTGTGCACGCGCTGCCTTCTTGGGGCACATCGATGCTTTGAGAGAGCTTGGCCACTGCCTTCAAGATGGCTACGGCGTGAAGCAAAACATCGCCGAGGGTCGGCGATTCCTCGTCCAAGCCAACGCGCGTGAGCTTGCCGCTGTGTTGTCCACAACGCCTTCAGCTCTAACCTCCGGCGGCTGGCTGACGTGGAACCCGTTGCCTCATCACCGCCACCCCGTGGCAGGCACTGGGTGCCCGTTACTGAGTGATTTTGGATGTAATGTTCCTGCTCCGGAATCTCACCCAGCAAATCTGTTTTTGACGGAGTGGTTTTCTTCAGAGGGTGGAGTTCCGGGTTCGGGGCTTCGACTTTGTTCTCATGTGGGTTGTGGAAGACCCGAAACTAGGAGACACGAATTCCGGCGATGCTCTGTTTGCGGTACTGTAAACTATTGCTCACGCGCTTGTCAGGCGCTTGATTGGAAGATGCGTCACAAGGCAGAGTGCACGCCGGTGGAGAGGTGGATTGATGAAGACGGAGAAAATGATGGTAACGTTAACGGCGAAAATGGTTTTGGCAACGGCGACGATGATGATCAGATTATGATGGAGAGTTAA